A stretch of Perognathus longimembris pacificus isolate PPM17 chromosome 1, ASM2315922v1, whole genome shotgun sequence DNA encodes these proteins:
- the Tac3 gene encoding tachykinin-3, producing MRTTLLFAAILALSLAPSFGAVCEESQEQVVPSGSHSKDSDLYRLPPSLLRRLYDSRSVSLEELLKVLSKASMDSKELSLPQKRDMHDFFVGLMGKRNSQPDTPTKVNEENMPSFGTLKYPSSAE from the exons ATGAGGACCACCCTGCTGTTCGCAGCCATCCTGGCTCTCAGCCTCGCTCCAAGCTTTGGAGCTGTCTGTGAGGAATCACAGGAGCAGGTGGTACCCAGTGGGAGTCACAGCAAG GACTCGGATCTGTACCGGCTGCCTCCATCCCTGCTGCGGAGACTCTACGACAGCCGCTCTGTCTCTCTGGAGGAATTGCTGAAAGTGCTGAGCAAGGCTAGCATGG ATTCAAAGGAATTATCCCTTCCCCAGAAAC GTGACATGCATGATTTCTTTGTGGGACTTATGGGCAAGAGGAACAGCCAACCag ACACTCCTACCAAGGTGAATGAAGAGAATATGCCCAGTTTTGGTACCCTTAAGTATCCCTCCAGTGCAGAATGA